One genomic segment of Peribacillus muralis includes these proteins:
- a CDS encoding GrpB family protein — protein sequence MRKTKMLAWTDEWEESYSQEEKILKEVLRNELVDIFHIGSTSIPTIGYAKPIIDILIVVKDIENIDLYNNKMLELGYEPKGENGIAGRRYFPKGKDNRTHHIHIFQVESEQIKIHLDFKEYLIKNPVEAKKYGELKINLTKQFPNEHNKYQEGKQQFVNELADKANEWASQRRFP from the coding sequence TTGAGAAAAACCAAAATGCTTGCTTGGACCGATGAATGGGAAGAATCATACAGTCAAGAAGAGAAAATATTGAAAGAAGTTCTTAGAAATGAATTAGTTGATATTTTTCATATTGGAAGTACCTCTATACCAACAATAGGCTACGCAAAGCCGATAATAGATATTTTAATTGTTGTAAAGGATATTGAAAACATTGATTTATACAACAATAAAATGTTGGAATTGGGGTATGAACCAAAAGGTGAGAATGGGATTGCTGGAAGAAGATATTTTCCAAAAGGAAAGGATAATCGAACACATCATATACATATCTTTCAAGTCGAAAGTGAACAAATAAAAATCCATTTAGATTTTAAAGAATACTTGATAAAGAACCCGGTGGAAGCTAAAAAGTATGGAGAATTGAAAATCAACTTAACAAAACAGTTTCCTAACGAACATAACAAGTATCAAGAAGGAAAGCAGCAGTTCGTTAATGAATTAGCCGATAAAGCGAATGAATGGGCGTCACAGAGAAGATTTCCTTAA
- a CDS encoding VOC family protein, with translation MFPGTLYETHVQTKNLEAAIEFYNKLGLDLAHYIEERRVAFFWFDKNKKREQMLGVWEVSEEEFHKSHFAFKINYEDIINAREWLLNKGISPRSAFGLEPTEPMVQTWTPTANLYFYDPDGKSLEFLCLLPEKKKNVVQDVMYLSEWEKMENEE, from the coding sequence ATGTTTCCAGGAACTCTATATGAAACACATGTTCAAACAAAAAATTTAGAAGCAGCAATAGAATTTTATAATAAACTAGGATTAGATTTAGCTCATTATATTGAAGAGCGCCGTGTAGCATTTTTTTGGTTTGATAAAAATAAAAAAAGAGAACAAATGCTGGGTGTTTGGGAGGTTTCAGAAGAAGAATTTCATAAAAGCCACTTTGCATTCAAGATTAACTATGAGGATATAATTAATGCAAGAGAATGGCTACTCAATAAAGGTATAAGTCCAAGATCGGCTTTTGGTCTTGAACCTACTGAGCCCATGGTACAAACCTGGACACCTACGGCTAATCTTTATTTTTACGATCCTGACGGCAAATCATTAGAGTTCCTTTGTTTACTTCCTGAAAAGAAAAAAAATGTGGTACAAGATGTCATGTATTTAAGTGAGTGGGAGAAAATGGAAAACGAAGAATGA
- a CDS encoding GNAT family N-acetyltransferase, whose protein sequence is MDIRKPNDSELKKVILLSPQAVFDGTLGEVKPTNEKIKHLVEPLLEKGSYYLIATEMDKLMGWILIGASKDQFTDKMSGFIYELFVIEEFRGNGISKRLMRTAIDHLRQDGYSEVRLSVFAENQAIKLYEKMGFNIRAVTMSLPL, encoded by the coding sequence ATGGATATTAGAAAACCTAACGATTCGGAACTCAAAAAAGTTATATTACTTTCTCCACAAGCTGTATTTGATGGCACATTGGGTGAAGTAAAACCTACAAATGAAAAAATCAAACATCTTGTTGAACCTCTATTGGAAAAGGGAAGCTATTATTTAATAGCAACAGAGATGGATAAATTAATGGGATGGATTCTTATAGGGGCAAGTAAAGATCAATTTACTGATAAGATGAGTGGATTTATTTATGAACTATTTGTTATAGAAGAATTTAGAGGGAATGGAATTTCTAAACGGTTAATGAGAACTGCCATTGACCATTTAAGACAAGATGGATACTCTGAAGTCCGCCTCAGTGTATTTGCAGAGAATCAAGCTATTAAACTATACGAAAAAATGGGATTTAACATTAGGGCAGTTACTATGAGTTTGCCATTATAA
- a CDS encoding YesK family protein, translating into MVAMIVFGLAYVFVKGIKDRTQLLLLFSLGILILVFSFFVIGGFEGMPYAVLSLGVFTLAILYFFLKKYVIGKKILFIGVPLIIAIHIFIGFINQVDYRVVDKERLTDDETGNYIEKIEKDTSIVGYKKFKGGEGEDFLLISMGGERKGNTIEVLKVKEDSEKTIICIRTSYNKNPEPNPYIAVALTRIKSKVVILDTDGTNYGDGLFD; encoded by the coding sequence ATCGTAGCAATGATTGTATTCGGACTCGCTTATGTATTTGTAAAAGGGATAAAGGATAGAACGCAACTCTTACTTCTATTTTCGCTAGGTATATTGATTTTAGTGTTTTCCTTTTTTGTGATTGGCGGTTTTGAGGGAATGCCGTATGCTGTGTTGAGCCTCGGGGTATTCACACTGGCGATTCTATACTTTTTCTTAAAGAAATATGTTATAGGAAAGAAAATACTCTTTATAGGGGTTCCACTCATCATCGCTATTCATATATTCATCGGATTCATCAATCAAGTGGACTACCGGGTAGTGGATAAAGAAAGGCTGACGGATGATGAAACCGGGAATTATATTGAAAAAATCGAGAAAGATACATCGATTGTCGGTTACAAAAAATTTAAAGGAGGTGAAGGGGAGGACTTTTTATTAATATCAATGGGCGGTGAAAGAAAGGGAAATACCATTGAAGTGCTGAAAGTAAAAGAAGATAGTGAAAAGACTATCATCTGCATTCGGACATCCTATAATAAAAACCCTGAGCCAAATCCGTATATAGCTGTAGCACTTACTCGAATAAAATCAAAGGTAGTCATTTTGGATACTGATGGAACAAATTATGGAGATGGTTTATTTGATTAA
- a CDS encoding PLP-dependent cysteine synthase family protein encodes MENRSIFSGVHQVIGNTPMVHLSRITEGLDGNIFAKLEYLNPGFSKKDRIGLQIIEEAEKAGLLKPNQTVVELTSGNTGTGLAIVCGVKGYKFVAVMSKGNSLERARMMEALGAEVVLVDQAPGSPVGQVSGEDLAKVEEVAKQITKERNAFRADQFNHIGNIHAHEYHTGEEMWRQTNGEIDVFLDFAGSGGTFTGCAKTLKKYKPDIRCYLVEPDSAPFYSGKPVMNPNHKIQGGGYLMNLPLLDKHLVTNYIHITDEEATQVARDLAKKEGIFAGFSSGANVAAALKLLKQEEKGANIVLTINDSGLKYLSTDLYK; translated from the coding sequence ATGGAAAACCGTTCTATATTTTCAGGTGTTCATCAAGTTATTGGTAACACTCCCATGGTTCACCTATCTAGAATTACAGAAGGTCTTGATGGAAATATTTTTGCTAAACTTGAATATTTAAATCCTGGCTTCAGCAAAAAAGATAGAATTGGTTTACAGATAATTGAAGAAGCTGAAAAGGCAGGATTACTCAAGCCTAATCAAACTGTTGTGGAACTGACAAGTGGCAATACTGGTACAGGACTGGCTATTGTATGTGGAGTGAAAGGTTATAAATTTGTTGCTGTAATGTCTAAGGGAAATTCCTTAGAAAGAGCAAGAATGATGGAAGCACTGGGAGCAGAGGTTGTATTAGTAGACCAAGCCCCTGGTTCACCGGTAGGGCAAGTATCTGGAGAGGATCTCGCAAAAGTTGAAGAGGTCGCAAAACAAATAACAAAAGAAAGAAACGCATTTCGTGCAGACCAATTTAATCATATTGGAAATATACATGCTCACGAATATCACACGGGTGAAGAAATGTGGAGACAAACAAATGGAGAAATAGATGTTTTTCTAGATTTTGCAGGTTCTGGTGGTACCTTTACCGGATGTGCAAAAACTTTAAAAAAGTATAAACCCGACATTCGTTGCTACTTAGTTGAACCAGATTCTGCTCCCTTTTACTCTGGTAAACCTGTAATGAATCCAAATCATAAAATTCAAGGCGGGGGATATTTAATGAACTTGCCTCTTTTGGATAAACATTTAGTTACAAACTATATTCATATTACAGATGAAGAGGCTACACAAGTTGCAAGAGATTTAGCAAAAAAAGAAGGAATATTTGCAGGATTTTCTTCAGGAGCGAATGTTGCTGCTGCACTAAAACTATTGAAACAGGAAGAAAAAGGAGCAAATATCGTATTAACTATAAATGATTCTGGTCTTAAATATCTAAGTACAGATCTATATAAATAA
- a CDS encoding helix-turn-helix domain-containing protein, with the protein MEQINKSISKNIKRVRQERNLSLEKTSELTGVSKTMLGQIERGESNPTVTTLWKIANGLRLSFSSLISQDRPSVTLIKKNEVEPVIENDGQYRVYPLVSFNPENQFEVFLITLEPGCEHKSEPHNAGVEEYIFVNDGTLEVEVNDKLYVVDCEDTIIFDADKPHIYRNNGNKIVKCSVLIHYPL; encoded by the coding sequence ATGGAACAAATTAATAAAAGTATCAGCAAAAATATAAAACGTGTCCGGCAGGAAAGGAATTTGAGTTTAGAAAAAACATCTGAATTAACAGGGGTTAGCAAAACGATGTTAGGACAAATCGAAAGAGGCGAGTCGAATCCAACTGTAACAACTCTTTGGAAAATAGCTAATGGGTTACGATTATCATTCTCTTCACTAATTAGTCAAGATAGGCCATCTGTTACTTTAATAAAAAAAAATGAAGTAGAGCCAGTTATTGAAAATGATGGACAATATCGTGTGTATCCACTTGTATCATTCAATCCAGAAAACCAGTTTGAAGTCTTTTTAATAACCCTAGAACCAGGATGTGAACATAAATCAGAACCGCATAATGCAGGTGTTGAAGAATACATTTTTGTAAATGATGGGACTTTAGAAGTTGAAGTTAATGATAAGCTTTATGTAGTCGATTGCGAGGACACTATTATTTTTGATGCAGATAAACCTCATATCTACAGGAATAATGGCAATAAAATAGTAAAGTGTTCAGTATTAATTCATTATCCTCTTTAA